The following proteins are co-located in the Camelina sativa cultivar DH55 chromosome 12, Cs, whole genome shotgun sequence genome:
- the LOC104732402 gene encoding photosystem I reaction center subunit XI, chloroplastic: MAASASPMASQLRSSFSSTSLAKRLAVPKGISGAPFGVSPTKRVSSFTVRAVKSDKPTFQVVQPINGDPFIGSLETPVTSSPLIAWYLSNLPGYRTAVNPLLRGVEVGLAHGFFLVGPFVKAGPLRNTVYAGQAGSLAAAGLVIILSMCLTIYGISSFKEGEPSIAPSLTLTGRKKQPDQLQTAEGWAKFTGGFFFGGISGVTWAYFLLYVLDLPYFVK; this comes from the exons ATGGCAGCGAGTGCATCTCCAATGGCCAGCCAGCTAAGGAGCAGCTTCTCCTCCACTTCTCTAGCGAAGCGCCTCGCCGTTCCGAAGGGCATCTCCGGGGCTCCTTTCGGTGTTTCTCCGACCAAAAGAGTCTCTTCCTTCACCGTCCGAGCTGTTAAATCCGACAag CCAACGTTCCAAGTGGTTCAACCAATCAATGGTGATCCGTTCATCGGAAGCTTGGAAACTCCCGTGACATCTAGTCCCTTGATCGCGTGGTACCTTTCCAACCTCCCTGGCTACCGCACTGCTGTCAACCCGCTCCTCCGTGGTGTCGAAGTGGGTCTAGCCCATGGTTTCTTCTTAGTGGGTCCATTCGTCAAGGCTGGTCCATTAAGGAACACAGTTTACGCTGGCCAGGCCGGCTCTTTAGCCGCGGCTGGGCTTGTCATCATCCTCAGCATGTGCCTCACCATCTACGGAATCTCTTCTTTCAAGGAAGGAGAGCCGTCGATCGCACCGAGTTTGACTTTGACCGGGCGGAAGAAGCAGCCTGACCAGCTTCAAACGGCTGAGGGATGGGCTAAGTTCACAGGAGGGTTCTTCTTCGGAGGGATCTCTGGGGTGACTTGGGCTTACTTCCTTCTTTACGTTCTTGACCTTCCTTACTTCGTCAAGTGA